A single window of Oreochromis aureus strain Israel breed Guangdong linkage group 7, ZZ_aureus, whole genome shotgun sequence DNA harbors:
- the pou5f3 gene encoding POU domain, class 5, transcription factor 1 isoform X1 codes for MSESPEGHSRPYDFSRTSACAQLLGQEGFGSSASFQVPHGVLPDPSRIYNKSCYSGIASTSAQAFFPFPSVSTDYRPSELQTGDFGQPKHWYPFADYTGQLPGVSAAIQPINLSTPEAETAEQIKLPEIKMEKVAREDYSSEMKVQQYLTPQASNDMAHGLFYARTGTWNPSFWSFSSPGSGSQTPSTSSTSSPSLSPSPPSNGLPGNGYFSVNTPQVVPEAQQQRPATSRRNAASSNRGCKEEQETVSTEELEQFARELKHKRITLGFTQSDVGLSLGSLYAGKMFSQTTICRFEALQLSFKNMCKLKPLLQKWLDEAENSENPQDMYKIERVFVDTRKRKRRTSLEGAVRAALESYFIKCPKPNTQAIKHISDDLGLERDVVRVWFCNRRQKGKRLALPLDEELEGQLYEQSPSPISSQAYPGPSFTGGPPPTLYMPQLPRPDLMKQALNPGVVGHPTR; via the exons ATGTCTGAAAGTCCCGAGGGCCACAGCCGGCCTTATGACTTCAGCCGCACCAGCGCTTGCGCGCAGCTTTTGGGTCAGGAGGGTTTTGGTAGTAGTGCCTCCTTCCAGGTACCCCATGGTGTCTTGCCAGACCCGAGCCGCATTTACAACAAAAGCTGTTACAGTGGTATCGCATCGACATCTGCTCAAGCCTTTTTCCCCTTCCCATCCGTCTCCACCGACTACAGGCCCTCTGAGCTACAGACTGGAGACTTTGGGCAACCCAAGCATTGGTATCCCTTTGCAGACTACACAGGCCAATTACCTGGCGTATCTGCAGCAATCCAGCCTATAAACCTTAGCACCCCTGAAGCCGAGACGGCGGAGCAAATCAAACTACCTGAAATAAAGATGGAGAAGGTCGCCCGCGAGGACTACTCATCCGAGATGAAAGTTCAGCAGTACCTGACTCCACAAGCCTCCAACGATATGGCCCATGGATTATTCTACGCTAGGACTGGGACCTGGAACCCGTCCTTTTGGTCCTTCTCCTCACCTGGCAGCGGTAGTCAAACTCCCTCCACATCTTCGACATCTTCCCCATCGCTGTCCCCCTCACCCCCGAGCAACGGACTTCCGGGGAACGGGTATTTCAGCGTGAACACACCTCAGGTTGTCCCCGAGGCCCAGCAGCAGAGGCCGGCCACCTCCCGACGAAATGCCGCGTCCTCGAATCGAGGATGCAAGGAAGAG CAGGAGACTGTTTCCACTGAAGAGCTGGAGCAGTTTGCCAGGGAGCTCAAACACAAGCGCATTACTCTGGGTTTTACCCAGTCAGATGTTGGCCTTTCACTGGGAAGCCTTTATG CAGGAAAAATGTTCAGCCAAACTACCATTTGTCGTTTTGAGGCTCTGCAACTGAGCTTTAAGAACATGTGCAAGCTGAAGCCCCTTCTGCAGAAATGGCTGGATGAGGCGGAGAACTCGGAAAATCCTCAGGAT ATGTACAAGATTGAGAGAGTTTTTGTTGACACCAGAAAAAGAAAGCGGCGGACCAGTCTGGAGGGGGCAGTGCGTGCTGCTCTAGAGTCCTATTTCATCAAGTGTCCCAAACCGAACACCCAAGCAATCAAGCACATTTCGGATGATCTGGGCCTAGAGAGAGAT GTGGTACGTGTTTGGTTTTGCAACCGGAGACAGAAGGGGAAGCGCTTGGCTCTGCCGCTGGATGAAGAATTGGAAGGCCAGCTGTATGAGCAGAGTCCTTCCCCCATTTCCAGTCAGGCCTACCCAGGGCCCAGTTTCACTGGAGGCCCTCCTCCCACGCTCTACATGCCTCAACTTCCCAGGCCTGATCTCATGAAACAAGCCTTGAATCCTGGAGTGGTTGGGCACCCAACTAGATAA
- the pou5f3 gene encoding POU domain, class 5, transcription factor 1 isoform X2 — protein sequence MSESPEGHSRPYDFSRTSACAQLLGQEGFGSSASFQVPHGVLPDPSRIYNKSCYSGIASTSAQAFFPFPSVSTDYRPSELQTGDFGQPKHWYPFADYTGQLPGVSAAIQPINLSTPEAETAEQIKLPEIKMEKVAREDYSSEMKVQQYLTPQASNDMAHGLFYARTGTWNPSFWSFSSPGSGSQTPSTSSTSSPSLSPSPPSNGLPGNGYFSVNTPQVVPEAQQQRPATSRRNAASSNRGCKEEQETVSTEELEQFARELKHKRITLGFTQSDVGLSLGSLYGKMFSQTTICRFEALQLSFKNMCKLKPLLQKWLDEAENSENPQDMYKIERVFVDTRKRKRRTSLEGAVRAALESYFIKCPKPNTQAIKHISDDLGLERDVVRVWFCNRRQKGKRLALPLDEELEGQLYEQSPSPISSQAYPGPSFTGGPPPTLYMPQLPRPDLMKQALNPGVVGHPTR from the exons ATGTCTGAAAGTCCCGAGGGCCACAGCCGGCCTTATGACTTCAGCCGCACCAGCGCTTGCGCGCAGCTTTTGGGTCAGGAGGGTTTTGGTAGTAGTGCCTCCTTCCAGGTACCCCATGGTGTCTTGCCAGACCCGAGCCGCATTTACAACAAAAGCTGTTACAGTGGTATCGCATCGACATCTGCTCAAGCCTTTTTCCCCTTCCCATCCGTCTCCACCGACTACAGGCCCTCTGAGCTACAGACTGGAGACTTTGGGCAACCCAAGCATTGGTATCCCTTTGCAGACTACACAGGCCAATTACCTGGCGTATCTGCAGCAATCCAGCCTATAAACCTTAGCACCCCTGAAGCCGAGACGGCGGAGCAAATCAAACTACCTGAAATAAAGATGGAGAAGGTCGCCCGCGAGGACTACTCATCCGAGATGAAAGTTCAGCAGTACCTGACTCCACAAGCCTCCAACGATATGGCCCATGGATTATTCTACGCTAGGACTGGGACCTGGAACCCGTCCTTTTGGTCCTTCTCCTCACCTGGCAGCGGTAGTCAAACTCCCTCCACATCTTCGACATCTTCCCCATCGCTGTCCCCCTCACCCCCGAGCAACGGACTTCCGGGGAACGGGTATTTCAGCGTGAACACACCTCAGGTTGTCCCCGAGGCCCAGCAGCAGAGGCCGGCCACCTCCCGACGAAATGCCGCGTCCTCGAATCGAGGATGCAAGGAAGAG CAGGAGACTGTTTCCACTGAAGAGCTGGAGCAGTTTGCCAGGGAGCTCAAACACAAGCGCATTACTCTGGGTTTTACCCAGTCAGATGTTGGCCTTTCACTGGGAAGCCTTTATG GAAAAATGTTCAGCCAAACTACCATTTGTCGTTTTGAGGCTCTGCAACTGAGCTTTAAGAACATGTGCAAGCTGAAGCCCCTTCTGCAGAAATGGCTGGATGAGGCGGAGAACTCGGAAAATCCTCAGGAT ATGTACAAGATTGAGAGAGTTTTTGTTGACACCAGAAAAAGAAAGCGGCGGACCAGTCTGGAGGGGGCAGTGCGTGCTGCTCTAGAGTCCTATTTCATCAAGTGTCCCAAACCGAACACCCAAGCAATCAAGCACATTTCGGATGATCTGGGCCTAGAGAGAGAT GTGGTACGTGTTTGGTTTTGCAACCGGAGACAGAAGGGGAAGCGCTTGGCTCTGCCGCTGGATGAAGAATTGGAAGGCCAGCTGTATGAGCAGAGTCCTTCCCCCATTTCCAGTCAGGCCTACCCAGGGCCCAGTTTCACTGGAGGCCCTCCTCCCACGCTCTACATGCCTCAACTTCCCAGGCCTGATCTCATGAAACAAGCCTTGAATCCTGGAGTGGTTGGGCACCCAACTAGATAA
- the pou5f3 gene encoding POU domain, class 5, transcription factor 1 isoform X3, with product MSESPEGHSRPYDFSRTSACAQLLGQEGFGSSASFQVPHGVLPDPSRIYNKSCYSGIASTSAQAFFPFPSVSTDYRPSELQTGDFGQPKHWYPFADYTGQLPGVSAAIQPINLSTPEAETAEQIKLPEIKMEKVAREDYSSEMKVQQYLTPQASNDMAHGLFYARTGTWNPSFWSFSSPGSGSQTPSTSSTSSPSLSPSPPSNGLPGNGYFSVNTPQVVPEAQQQRPATSRRNAASSNRGCKEEETVSTEELEQFARELKHKRITLGFTQSDVGLSLGSLYAGKMFSQTTICRFEALQLSFKNMCKLKPLLQKWLDEAENSENPQDMYKIERVFVDTRKRKRRTSLEGAVRAALESYFIKCPKPNTQAIKHISDDLGLERDVVRVWFCNRRQKGKRLALPLDEELEGQLYEQSPSPISSQAYPGPSFTGGPPPTLYMPQLPRPDLMKQALNPGVVGHPTR from the exons ATGTCTGAAAGTCCCGAGGGCCACAGCCGGCCTTATGACTTCAGCCGCACCAGCGCTTGCGCGCAGCTTTTGGGTCAGGAGGGTTTTGGTAGTAGTGCCTCCTTCCAGGTACCCCATGGTGTCTTGCCAGACCCGAGCCGCATTTACAACAAAAGCTGTTACAGTGGTATCGCATCGACATCTGCTCAAGCCTTTTTCCCCTTCCCATCCGTCTCCACCGACTACAGGCCCTCTGAGCTACAGACTGGAGACTTTGGGCAACCCAAGCATTGGTATCCCTTTGCAGACTACACAGGCCAATTACCTGGCGTATCTGCAGCAATCCAGCCTATAAACCTTAGCACCCCTGAAGCCGAGACGGCGGAGCAAATCAAACTACCTGAAATAAAGATGGAGAAGGTCGCCCGCGAGGACTACTCATCCGAGATGAAAGTTCAGCAGTACCTGACTCCACAAGCCTCCAACGATATGGCCCATGGATTATTCTACGCTAGGACTGGGACCTGGAACCCGTCCTTTTGGTCCTTCTCCTCACCTGGCAGCGGTAGTCAAACTCCCTCCACATCTTCGACATCTTCCCCATCGCTGTCCCCCTCACCCCCGAGCAACGGACTTCCGGGGAACGGGTATTTCAGCGTGAACACACCTCAGGTTGTCCCCGAGGCCCAGCAGCAGAGGCCGGCCACCTCCCGACGAAATGCCGCGTCCTCGAATCGAGGATGCAAGGAAGAG GAGACTGTTTCCACTGAAGAGCTGGAGCAGTTTGCCAGGGAGCTCAAACACAAGCGCATTACTCTGGGTTTTACCCAGTCAGATGTTGGCCTTTCACTGGGAAGCCTTTATG CAGGAAAAATGTTCAGCCAAACTACCATTTGTCGTTTTGAGGCTCTGCAACTGAGCTTTAAGAACATGTGCAAGCTGAAGCCCCTTCTGCAGAAATGGCTGGATGAGGCGGAGAACTCGGAAAATCCTCAGGAT ATGTACAAGATTGAGAGAGTTTTTGTTGACACCAGAAAAAGAAAGCGGCGGACCAGTCTGGAGGGGGCAGTGCGTGCTGCTCTAGAGTCCTATTTCATCAAGTGTCCCAAACCGAACACCCAAGCAATCAAGCACATTTCGGATGATCTGGGCCTAGAGAGAGAT GTGGTACGTGTTTGGTTTTGCAACCGGAGACAGAAGGGGAAGCGCTTGGCTCTGCCGCTGGATGAAGAATTGGAAGGCCAGCTGTATGAGCAGAGTCCTTCCCCCATTTCCAGTCAGGCCTACCCAGGGCCCAGTTTCACTGGAGGCCCTCCTCCCACGCTCTACATGCCTCAACTTCCCAGGCCTGATCTCATGAAACAAGCCTTGAATCCTGGAGTGGTTGGGCACCCAACTAGATAA
- the pou5f3 gene encoding POU domain, class 5, transcription factor 1 isoform X4: MSESPEGHSRPYDFSRTSACAQLLGQEGFGSSASFQVPHGVLPDPSRIYNKSCYSGIASTSAQAFFPFPSVSTDYRPSELQTGDFGQPKHWYPFADYTGQLPGVSAAIQPINLSTPEAETAEQIKLPEIKMEKVAREDYSSEMKVQQYLTPQASNDMAHGLFYARTGTWNPSFWSFSSPGSGSQTPSTSSTSSPSLSPSPPSNGLPGNGYFSVNTPQVVPEAQQQRPATSRRNAASSNRGCKEEETVSTEELEQFARELKHKRITLGFTQSDVGLSLGSLYGKMFSQTTICRFEALQLSFKNMCKLKPLLQKWLDEAENSENPQDMYKIERVFVDTRKRKRRTSLEGAVRAALESYFIKCPKPNTQAIKHISDDLGLERDVVRVWFCNRRQKGKRLALPLDEELEGQLYEQSPSPISSQAYPGPSFTGGPPPTLYMPQLPRPDLMKQALNPGVVGHPTR; this comes from the exons ATGTCTGAAAGTCCCGAGGGCCACAGCCGGCCTTATGACTTCAGCCGCACCAGCGCTTGCGCGCAGCTTTTGGGTCAGGAGGGTTTTGGTAGTAGTGCCTCCTTCCAGGTACCCCATGGTGTCTTGCCAGACCCGAGCCGCATTTACAACAAAAGCTGTTACAGTGGTATCGCATCGACATCTGCTCAAGCCTTTTTCCCCTTCCCATCCGTCTCCACCGACTACAGGCCCTCTGAGCTACAGACTGGAGACTTTGGGCAACCCAAGCATTGGTATCCCTTTGCAGACTACACAGGCCAATTACCTGGCGTATCTGCAGCAATCCAGCCTATAAACCTTAGCACCCCTGAAGCCGAGACGGCGGAGCAAATCAAACTACCTGAAATAAAGATGGAGAAGGTCGCCCGCGAGGACTACTCATCCGAGATGAAAGTTCAGCAGTACCTGACTCCACAAGCCTCCAACGATATGGCCCATGGATTATTCTACGCTAGGACTGGGACCTGGAACCCGTCCTTTTGGTCCTTCTCCTCACCTGGCAGCGGTAGTCAAACTCCCTCCACATCTTCGACATCTTCCCCATCGCTGTCCCCCTCACCCCCGAGCAACGGACTTCCGGGGAACGGGTATTTCAGCGTGAACACACCTCAGGTTGTCCCCGAGGCCCAGCAGCAGAGGCCGGCCACCTCCCGACGAAATGCCGCGTCCTCGAATCGAGGATGCAAGGAAGAG GAGACTGTTTCCACTGAAGAGCTGGAGCAGTTTGCCAGGGAGCTCAAACACAAGCGCATTACTCTGGGTTTTACCCAGTCAGATGTTGGCCTTTCACTGGGAAGCCTTTATG GAAAAATGTTCAGCCAAACTACCATTTGTCGTTTTGAGGCTCTGCAACTGAGCTTTAAGAACATGTGCAAGCTGAAGCCCCTTCTGCAGAAATGGCTGGATGAGGCGGAGAACTCGGAAAATCCTCAGGAT ATGTACAAGATTGAGAGAGTTTTTGTTGACACCAGAAAAAGAAAGCGGCGGACCAGTCTGGAGGGGGCAGTGCGTGCTGCTCTAGAGTCCTATTTCATCAAGTGTCCCAAACCGAACACCCAAGCAATCAAGCACATTTCGGATGATCTGGGCCTAGAGAGAGAT GTGGTACGTGTTTGGTTTTGCAACCGGAGACAGAAGGGGAAGCGCTTGGCTCTGCCGCTGGATGAAGAATTGGAAGGCCAGCTGTATGAGCAGAGTCCTTCCCCCATTTCCAGTCAGGCCTACCCAGGGCCCAGTTTCACTGGAGGCCCTCCTCCCACGCTCTACATGCCTCAACTTCCCAGGCCTGATCTCATGAAACAAGCCTTGAATCCTGGAGTGGTTGGGCACCCAACTAGATAA
- the LOC116335234 gene encoding alpha-(1,3)-fucosyltransferase 7 isoform X1 produces the protein MGFHAKWIRKLVKRLVILPFLCILPLRLFSGWLSSSMKPLHHDSRSRNVTVLLWYWPFNRSFSLKGDVCWDLYRIPRCILVDERSYFPSADVVVFHNRELQVGLHKLPTNISRPPSQKWAWMSLEAPSHNGNLHKYAGIFNMTITYRKDADVSIPYGMLLRREAEEHVNEDNSVNKSSLVCWVISNYKSHHKRSQVYNNLNASVPVEVYGRWTKNRLPSSELLPTISRCYFYLAFENSLAKDYITEKLWRNAYEGGAVPIVLGPPLGDYKAVAPPHSFIHVDEFASVNEMGKYLQQLAEDKKRYNEYFTWKKRWKVKRYTDWRERLCNICSKYNSLPKHKVYSDLDAWINANTNLNI, from the exons ATG GGGTTTCACGCCAAATGGATACGCAAGTTGGTGAAGAGGCTAGTCATCCTcccttttctctgtattttacCACTGCGTCTCTTCAGTGGGTGGCTGAGTAGCTCTATGAAACCTTTACATCATGACAGCAGAAGTAGAAATGTGACTGTCCTGCTGTGGTATTGGCCCTTCAACAGATCATTCAGCCTGAAGGGTGACGTTTGCTGGGATCTCTACCGTATCCCTCGCTGTATTCTGGTGGACGAGCGCTCCTACTTCCCCTCTGCTGATGTAGTGGTGTTCCACAACAGGGAGCTGCAAGTGGGCCTCCACAAGTTGCCTACTAACATCTCACGGCCACCAAGCCAGAAGTGGGCCTGGATGTCCCTGGAGGCTCCTTCTCACAATGGAAACTTACATAAGTATGCAGGTATCTTTAACATGACCATAACCTACAGAAAGGATGCTGACGTCAGCATACCCTATGGCATGCTGCTACGGAGGGAGGCTGAAGAACATGTGAATGAAGACAACTCTGTAAACAAGAGCTCTCTGGTTTGTTGGGTGATCAGCAACTATAAGAGCCACCACAAAAGAAGCCAAGTGTACAACAATCTCAACGCTTCAGTTCCTGTGGAGGTTTATGGGCGCTGGACTAAAAACCGCCTCCCCTCCTCAGAACTTTTACCTACAATATCTCGCTGCTATTTTTATTTGGCTTTTGAGAACTCACTTGCTAAAGATTATATCACAGAGAAGCTGTGGAGGAATGCTTACGAGGGAGGGGCAGTGCCCATTGTCCTGGGGCCACCTTTAGGCGATTACAAAGCTGTGGCTCCACCTCATTCTTTCATCCATGTTGATGAGTTTGCATCAGTGAATGAAATGGGAAAGTATCTACAACAGCTTGCAGAGGACAAGAAACGCTACAATGAGTATTTTACCTGGAAGAAACGGTGGAAAGTGAAACGGTACACAGACTGGAGGGAAAGACTGTGTAATATCTGTTCAAAGTACAACAGTTTACCTAAGCACAAAGTTTACTCAGACCTAGACGCGTGGATCAATGCTAACACGAACTTAAACATTTGA
- the LOC116335234 gene encoding alpha-(1,3)-fucosyltransferase 7 isoform X2: MGFHAKWIRKLVKRLVILPFLCILPLRLFSGWLSRSRNVTVLLWYWPFNRSFSLKGDVCWDLYRIPRCILVDERSYFPSADVVVFHNRELQVGLHKLPTNISRPPSQKWAWMSLEAPSHNGNLHKYAGIFNMTITYRKDADVSIPYGMLLRREAEEHVNEDNSVNKSSLVCWVISNYKSHHKRSQVYNNLNASVPVEVYGRWTKNRLPSSELLPTISRCYFYLAFENSLAKDYITEKLWRNAYEGGAVPIVLGPPLGDYKAVAPPHSFIHVDEFASVNEMGKYLQQLAEDKKRYNEYFTWKKRWKVKRYTDWRERLCNICSKYNSLPKHKVYSDLDAWINANTNLNI; this comes from the exons ATG GGGTTTCACGCCAAATGGATACGCAAGTTGGTGAAGAGGCTAGTCATCCTcccttttctctgtattttacCACTGCGTCTCTTCAGTGGGTGGCTGAGT AGAAGTAGAAATGTGACTGTCCTGCTGTGGTATTGGCCCTTCAACAGATCATTCAGCCTGAAGGGTGACGTTTGCTGGGATCTCTACCGTATCCCTCGCTGTATTCTGGTGGACGAGCGCTCCTACTTCCCCTCTGCTGATGTAGTGGTGTTCCACAACAGGGAGCTGCAAGTGGGCCTCCACAAGTTGCCTACTAACATCTCACGGCCACCAAGCCAGAAGTGGGCCTGGATGTCCCTGGAGGCTCCTTCTCACAATGGAAACTTACATAAGTATGCAGGTATCTTTAACATGACCATAACCTACAGAAAGGATGCTGACGTCAGCATACCCTATGGCATGCTGCTACGGAGGGAGGCTGAAGAACATGTGAATGAAGACAACTCTGTAAACAAGAGCTCTCTGGTTTGTTGGGTGATCAGCAACTATAAGAGCCACCACAAAAGAAGCCAAGTGTACAACAATCTCAACGCTTCAGTTCCTGTGGAGGTTTATGGGCGCTGGACTAAAAACCGCCTCCCCTCCTCAGAACTTTTACCTACAATATCTCGCTGCTATTTTTATTTGGCTTTTGAGAACTCACTTGCTAAAGATTATATCACAGAGAAGCTGTGGAGGAATGCTTACGAGGGAGGGGCAGTGCCCATTGTCCTGGGGCCACCTTTAGGCGATTACAAAGCTGTGGCTCCACCTCATTCTTTCATCCATGTTGATGAGTTTGCATCAGTGAATGAAATGGGAAAGTATCTACAACAGCTTGCAGAGGACAAGAAACGCTACAATGAGTATTTTACCTGGAAGAAACGGTGGAAAGTGAAACGGTACACAGACTGGAGGGAAAGACTGTGTAATATCTGTTCAAAGTACAACAGTTTACCTAAGCACAAAGTTTACTCAGACCTAGACGCGTGGATCAATGCTAACACGAACTTAAACATTTGA
- the LOC116335234 gene encoding alpha-(1,3)-fucosyltransferase 7 isoform X3 — MKPLHHDSRSRNVTVLLWYWPFNRSFSLKGDVCWDLYRIPRCILVDERSYFPSADVVVFHNRELQVGLHKLPTNISRPPSQKWAWMSLEAPSHNGNLHKYAGIFNMTITYRKDADVSIPYGMLLRREAEEHVNEDNSVNKSSLVCWVISNYKSHHKRSQVYNNLNASVPVEVYGRWTKNRLPSSELLPTISRCYFYLAFENSLAKDYITEKLWRNAYEGGAVPIVLGPPLGDYKAVAPPHSFIHVDEFASVNEMGKYLQQLAEDKKRYNEYFTWKKRWKVKRYTDWRERLCNICSKYNSLPKHKVYSDLDAWINANTNLNI; from the coding sequence ATGAAACCTTTACATCATGACAGCAGAAGTAGAAATGTGACTGTCCTGCTGTGGTATTGGCCCTTCAACAGATCATTCAGCCTGAAGGGTGACGTTTGCTGGGATCTCTACCGTATCCCTCGCTGTATTCTGGTGGACGAGCGCTCCTACTTCCCCTCTGCTGATGTAGTGGTGTTCCACAACAGGGAGCTGCAAGTGGGCCTCCACAAGTTGCCTACTAACATCTCACGGCCACCAAGCCAGAAGTGGGCCTGGATGTCCCTGGAGGCTCCTTCTCACAATGGAAACTTACATAAGTATGCAGGTATCTTTAACATGACCATAACCTACAGAAAGGATGCTGACGTCAGCATACCCTATGGCATGCTGCTACGGAGGGAGGCTGAAGAACATGTGAATGAAGACAACTCTGTAAACAAGAGCTCTCTGGTTTGTTGGGTGATCAGCAACTATAAGAGCCACCACAAAAGAAGCCAAGTGTACAACAATCTCAACGCTTCAGTTCCTGTGGAGGTTTATGGGCGCTGGACTAAAAACCGCCTCCCCTCCTCAGAACTTTTACCTACAATATCTCGCTGCTATTTTTATTTGGCTTTTGAGAACTCACTTGCTAAAGATTATATCACAGAGAAGCTGTGGAGGAATGCTTACGAGGGAGGGGCAGTGCCCATTGTCCTGGGGCCACCTTTAGGCGATTACAAAGCTGTGGCTCCACCTCATTCTTTCATCCATGTTGATGAGTTTGCATCAGTGAATGAAATGGGAAAGTATCTACAACAGCTTGCAGAGGACAAGAAACGCTACAATGAGTATTTTACCTGGAAGAAACGGTGGAAAGTGAAACGGTACACAGACTGGAGGGAAAGACTGTGTAATATCTGTTCAAAGTACAACAGTTTACCTAAGCACAAAGTTTACTCAGACCTAGACGCGTGGATCAATGCTAACACGAACTTAAACATTTGA